A section of the Kribbella voronezhensis genome encodes:
- a CDS encoding HAD-IIIA family hydrolase, translating to MTTWSVVIPTVGRQGLFDLLDDLAGQVHQPDAIYVVDDRREPEGRLPVDATILTAGGHGPARARNLGWRAAGTEWIAFLDDDVRLSGTWSEDLLADLASAAPSTAGIQGAIVVPRPTDRPGTDWERSTAGLETARWATADMAYRRQALQDVDGFDERFPRAYREDAELALRVRRAGWILTRGGRYVIHPVRREGFWVSVRVQRGNADDALLRAIYGRHWRRLAECPPGRFKAHLAAVGAAVLATKYRRLGAVAWLGLTLEFIARRIVPGPRSPDEIARMTVTSVVLPFAAVWHRLSGMWRHRGSTAWPGPVRAVLFDRDGTLVEDVPYNGDPERVELVRHARESVERLRTAGLQVGVVTNQSGIGRGLLTAEQVADVNRRIDDLIGPFQTWQVCPHAPADGCACRKPAAGLVLSAAAELGVPPRQIVVIGDIAADLAAAEAAGARSVLVPNRQTRADEILEARTTAPDLAAAVDHVLAASGAGR from the coding sequence ATGACGACCTGGTCGGTGGTGATTCCGACGGTGGGCAGGCAGGGCCTGTTCGACCTGCTGGACGACCTCGCTGGTCAGGTCCACCAGCCCGATGCGATCTACGTCGTCGACGACCGGCGCGAACCGGAGGGCCGCTTGCCGGTCGACGCGACGATCCTCACGGCCGGTGGTCATGGCCCGGCCCGGGCGCGGAACCTCGGCTGGCGGGCCGCCGGCACGGAGTGGATCGCCTTCCTCGACGACGATGTCCGGCTCTCCGGCACCTGGTCGGAGGATCTGCTCGCGGATCTCGCGAGCGCGGCCCCGTCGACCGCCGGGATCCAGGGCGCCATCGTCGTACCGCGGCCCACGGATCGGCCGGGCACCGACTGGGAGCGCTCGACGGCCGGGCTGGAGACAGCGCGGTGGGCCACGGCCGACATGGCCTATCGACGCCAGGCGTTGCAGGACGTCGACGGTTTCGACGAGAGATTTCCGCGGGCCTACCGCGAGGACGCCGAACTGGCGCTCCGGGTACGCCGGGCCGGCTGGATCTTGACGCGCGGCGGCCGCTATGTGATCCATCCCGTGCGTCGTGAAGGCTTCTGGGTCAGTGTCCGCGTGCAGCGCGGCAACGCCGACGACGCCTTGCTGCGAGCGATCTACGGCCGCCACTGGCGCCGGCTGGCGGAGTGCCCGCCGGGACGCTTCAAGGCACACCTGGCCGCCGTTGGCGCAGCGGTGCTGGCGACGAAGTACCGGCGACTCGGGGCGGTCGCCTGGCTGGGGCTGACCCTCGAGTTCATCGCCCGCCGGATCGTACCGGGGCCACGGAGTCCCGATGAGATCGCCCGGATGACCGTGACCTCGGTGGTGCTGCCCTTCGCCGCTGTCTGGCACCGGTTGTCGGGAATGTGGCGGCACCGGGGCAGTACGGCGTGGCCCGGACCGGTCCGGGCGGTGCTCTTCGACCGGGACGGCACGCTGGTCGAAGACGTTCCCTACAACGGCGATCCGGAGCGGGTCGAATTGGTTCGGCACGCCCGTGAATCGGTCGAGCGACTGCGCACCGCGGGTCTGCAGGTCGGCGTGGTGACCAATCAGTCCGGGATCGGCCGCGGCCTGCTGACGGCCGAGCAGGTAGCGGACGTGAATCGCCGGATCGACGACCTGATCGGGCCTTTCCAGACCTGGCAGGTCTGCCCACACGCACCCGCCGACGGCTGCGCGTGCCGTAAGCCGGCCGCGGGACTGGTCCTGTCCGCGGCCGCCGAACTGGGCGTGCCGCCGCGTCAGATCGTGGTGATCGGTGACATCGCGGCCGATCTGGCCGCCGCCGAGGCGGCCGGCGCGCGGTCCGTCCTGGTGCCGAACCGGCAGACCAGGGCCGACGAAATACTGGAGGCCCGCACGACCGCCCCCGACCTGGCCGCCGCGGTCGACCACGTCCTCGCCGCTTCCGGGGCAGGCCGCTGA
- a CDS encoding glycosyltransferase family 9 protein, giving the protein MRTVLITRLDNDGDVLLAGPAIRAVAATDRVVLLVSPSGEQAARLLPGVSDLLVWPCPWTGFSPPAVNRRSVNTLIEVLSLAHLGAAFVLTSYHQSSLPMALILRMAGIKNIAAASEDYPGALLDLRHRAPAGHEVVRQLSLVRAAGYELPPGDDGGLAVRQTRRVRRPDRPYVVVHPGASVSARAARPEWLADVVDALVAAGHEVVVTGSPAERDLTKVVAGSNGIDLGGQTDYGQLAEVLQAASCVVVGNTGPAHLAAAVRTPVVSLFAPVVSAEQWAPWRVPSILLGDQQAECRGSRARECPIPGHPCLSGIAVDEVVVAVSKLIEEGAG; this is encoded by the coding sequence ATGCGAACGGTCCTGATCACGCGGCTCGACAACGACGGGGACGTGCTGCTCGCCGGACCGGCGATCCGGGCCGTCGCGGCGACCGATCGGGTCGTGTTGCTGGTCTCGCCGTCCGGGGAACAAGCGGCCCGGCTGCTGCCAGGTGTCTCGGACCTGCTGGTCTGGCCCTGTCCGTGGACCGGCTTCAGCCCGCCCGCGGTGAACCGGCGCAGCGTGAACACCTTGATCGAGGTCCTTTCGCTGGCCCACCTCGGTGCGGCGTTCGTCTTGACCTCGTACCACCAGAGTTCGTTGCCGATGGCCCTGATCCTGCGGATGGCCGGGATCAAGAACATCGCGGCCGCCTCCGAGGACTACCCGGGCGCGCTGCTCGACCTCCGCCACCGCGCGCCGGCCGGCCACGAGGTCGTCCGGCAACTCTCGCTGGTCAGGGCCGCCGGGTACGAACTGCCTCCGGGTGACGACGGCGGCCTCGCGGTGCGGCAGACCAGGCGGGTACGACGGCCGGACCGCCCGTACGTCGTTGTTCACCCCGGCGCCTCGGTGTCGGCTCGCGCGGCCCGGCCGGAGTGGCTCGCCGATGTGGTCGATGCGCTGGTTGCCGCCGGCCACGAGGTCGTGGTGACCGGCTCACCGGCCGAGCGGGACCTCACCAAAGTGGTTGCTGGGAGCAATGGAATCGACCTGGGTGGCCAGACGGACTACGGCCAGTTGGCCGAGGTACTGCAGGCCGCTTCCTGTGTGGTCGTCGGCAACACGGGGCCGGCGCATCTCGCCGCCGCGGTCCGTACGCCGGTGGTCTCGTTGTTCGCCCCGGTCGTCTCGGCGGAGCAGTGGGCGCCGTGGCGGGTGCCTTCCATCCTGCTCGGCGACCAGCAAGCGGAGTGCCGGGGCAGCAGGGCCCGCGAGTGCCCGATCCCGGGTCATCCCTGTCTGAGTGGCATCGCGGTCGACGAGGTAGTCGTTGCCGTCAGCAAGTTGATCGAGGAGGGAGCGGGATGA
- a CDS encoding glycosyltransferase has translation MRILAWHVHAAWMTSFVQGPHEYYVPVLPDRSADGKGRAQTYDWPDTVREITPEELRTTDLDVVLLQRPCEVELFARWAGRALGRHGVPAVYVEHNTPRGDVADWQHPLAARADVPIVHVTEFNRTVWDNGIAPAFVIEHGVPDYGYGYVGDDDSLVAAINEPVRRWRVAGTDLVARVTQQVPVSVYGMGTAELPARIPGLAGVDDLSQAELHERMGRHFGYLHPYRWTSLGLSLIEAMMLGLPVLAIGATAAYEAVPPEAGLVSTAPDRLIETAQRWRRDPAEARARGQAGRAHALRQFGLARFLDDWDGLLKEVCR, from the coding sequence ATGAGAATCCTCGCCTGGCATGTGCACGCGGCCTGGATGACGTCCTTCGTCCAAGGGCCGCACGAGTACTACGTTCCGGTGCTGCCCGATCGCAGTGCGGACGGCAAGGGCAGAGCCCAGACCTACGACTGGCCGGACACCGTCCGCGAGATCACTCCCGAGGAACTGCGGACCACCGACCTCGACGTGGTGCTGCTCCAGCGTCCGTGCGAGGTGGAGCTGTTCGCGCGCTGGGCCGGGCGCGCGCTGGGGCGTCACGGCGTACCGGCTGTGTATGTCGAGCACAACACACCACGAGGAGATGTCGCCGACTGGCAGCATCCACTGGCGGCGCGGGCTGATGTGCCGATCGTGCATGTCACCGAGTTCAACCGGACGGTGTGGGACAACGGCATCGCGCCGGCCTTCGTGATCGAGCACGGCGTTCCCGACTACGGCTACGGCTACGTCGGCGACGACGACTCACTGGTTGCCGCGATCAACGAACCGGTACGCCGGTGGCGGGTGGCCGGCACCGATCTGGTCGCCCGCGTCACCCAGCAGGTGCCGGTCAGTGTCTACGGGATGGGCACTGCGGAACTACCGGCGCGGATCCCCGGACTGGCTGGTGTCGACGACCTCTCGCAAGCCGAACTGCACGAGCGGATGGGCCGGCACTTCGGCTACCTGCACCCGTATCGATGGACCAGCCTGGGGCTGTCGCTGATCGAGGCGATGATGCTCGGGCTCCCGGTCCTGGCGATCGGTGCGACCGCCGCGTACGAGGCGGTGCCACCGGAGGCCGGTCTGGTCAGCACCGCCCCGGACCGGTTGATCGAGACCGCGCAGCGCTGGCGCCGGGATCCGGCCGAGGCGCGGGCCCGCGGTCAGGCCGGGCGCGCCCATGCGCTGCGGCAGTTCGGACTCGCTCGATTCCTGGATGACTGGGACGGATTGTTGAAGGAGGTCTGCCGATGA
- a CDS encoding glycosyltransferase, with protein sequence MRIALVSEHASPLAVLGGADAGGQNVHVAALASALADRGHDVEVYTRSDDATLPERVPFGPGVDVVHVPAGPPEPVAKDDLLPYMPAFGRWLGTRWSSAVPDVVHAHFWMSGLACDHARRLTAFPFAQTFHALGVVKRRHQGDRDTSPPGRLEIEATLTRTADAVIATATDEVRELLELGAPAESLHVVPCGVELFGGGAADDRWWRTGPGGRILSLGRLVERKGVDTVIAALAEVPGAELVVAGGPVVAFDNDPEVRRLRAEADRLGVADRVRFIGPVARGDVAGLMLSADVVACTPWYEPFGIVPLEAMACARPVVGAAVGGLLDTVVDGVTGLLVPPRDPGRLAAALRDLLSDPGRRERLGRAGAARVRRNYTWPRVAAATEEIYRRIGASVITGRVS encoded by the coding sequence ATGAGGATCGCTTTGGTGTCGGAACACGCGAGTCCGCTGGCTGTCCTGGGCGGCGCCGACGCCGGTGGGCAGAACGTCCACGTGGCCGCGCTCGCGTCGGCCCTGGCTGATCGCGGCCACGACGTGGAGGTCTACACCCGCAGCGACGACGCAACGCTCCCGGAGCGGGTTCCGTTCGGACCCGGCGTCGACGTCGTCCACGTGCCGGCCGGACCGCCCGAACCGGTCGCGAAGGACGACCTGCTGCCGTACATGCCGGCGTTCGGCCGGTGGCTCGGAACACGCTGGTCGTCGGCCGTACCCGATGTCGTGCACGCGCACTTCTGGATGTCCGGTCTCGCCTGCGACCACGCTCGCCGGCTCACCGCGTTCCCGTTCGCGCAGACCTTTCATGCGCTGGGGGTGGTGAAACGACGTCACCAAGGTGACCGGGACACCAGTCCACCCGGCCGCCTGGAGATCGAGGCGACGCTGACCCGTACTGCGGACGCGGTGATCGCCACGGCGACGGACGAGGTGCGTGAACTGCTGGAACTGGGAGCGCCGGCCGAGTCGCTGCACGTCGTACCGTGTGGGGTCGAGCTGTTCGGTGGTGGTGCTGCCGACGACCGGTGGTGGCGAACCGGGCCGGGCGGACGGATCCTGTCCCTCGGGCGGCTGGTCGAGCGCAAGGGTGTCGACACCGTGATCGCGGCGCTGGCCGAGGTCCCCGGTGCCGAGCTGGTGGTGGCCGGCGGCCCTGTGGTTGCCTTTGACAACGACCCGGAGGTGCGCAGGCTGCGTGCCGAGGCTGATCGGCTCGGGGTGGCCGATCGGGTGCGGTTCATCGGTCCGGTGGCCCGCGGTGATGTCGCGGGGCTGATGTTGTCGGCGGACGTGGTGGCCTGCACCCCGTGGTACGAGCCGTTCGGCATCGTGCCGTTGGAGGCGATGGCCTGCGCCCGGCCAGTGGTCGGTGCGGCGGTCGGAGGGCTGCTGGACACCGTGGTGGACGGCGTCACCGGCCTCCTGGTTCCTCCTCGGGATCCCGGCCGGCTCGCGGCGGCCCTGCGTGACCTGCTGTCCGATCCCGGCCGGCGTGAACGGCTCGGCCGAGCAGGAGCCGCCCGGGTACGGCGTAACTACACGTGGCCGCGGGTCGCCGCGGCCACCGAGGAGATCTACCGGCGCATCGGTGCGTCGGTCATCACCGGGAGGGTGTCCTGA
- a CDS encoding D-sedoheptulose-7-phosphate isomerase — protein sequence MARFGTVAEHLGHLRNGLASLDRQAGLIDSWGQQLTTAFVAGHKLLAAGNGGSAAEAQHLTAELVGRFECDRAPLPAIALHAETSSLTAICNDFGPDGIFARQVRAHGRPGDVLILLSTSGRSRNLLAAAADARDRQMQVWAMTGPGRSPLSDLADQTLAVETAAPTAVQEIHLIAVHALCAAVERHLPSVRWADQAAEVSR from the coding sequence ATGGCGCGCTTCGGAACCGTCGCAGAGCACCTCGGCCACCTGCGCAACGGCCTGGCCAGCCTCGACCGGCAGGCCGGCCTGATCGACAGCTGGGGACAACAGCTCACCACCGCGTTCGTCGCCGGTCACAAATTGCTTGCTGCTGGCAACGGTGGGAGCGCGGCCGAGGCGCAGCACCTGACCGCCGAGCTGGTTGGCCGGTTCGAGTGTGACCGTGCGCCGCTGCCGGCGATCGCGCTGCACGCGGAGACGTCCAGTCTGACAGCGATCTGCAACGACTTCGGGCCGGACGGGATCTTCGCCCGCCAGGTCAGGGCCCACGGCCGCCCGGGCGATGTCCTGATCCTGCTGTCGACGAGTGGCCGGAGCCGCAACCTGCTGGCCGCCGCGGCTGACGCACGGGACCGGCAGATGCAGGTCTGGGCGATGACCGGGCCGGGCCGCAGTCCGCTGTCGGACCTGGCCGACCAGACCCTGGCCGTCGAGACAGCGGCACCGACCGCGGTCCAGGAGATCCACCTGATCGCCGTCCACGCGCTCTGCGCGGCGGTCGAGCGACATCTGCCGTCGGTGCGGTGGGCGGACCAGGCCGCCGAGGTGTCCCGATGA
- a CDS encoding PfkB family carbohydrate kinase: protein MTARVVVLGDVLLDRDIEGEVRRIMPDAPAPVVEIGSERDRAGGAGLAAVLLDRPGISVHLLTALADDEPAKRLLNLLTQRIPVTSVLTSPGTRCKTRIRSGGQSLLRMDVEASASSDGSCDIAALEAALDEADALLVSDYGGGVLNHPEVRRVLLDWAGRRPMVWDPHPRGAEPVAGATVVTPNKAEAVRFGSAGVEHPDRLAVELRERWQAWSVAVTDGGNGVFTASGGAQAQFTPVPFRYRGDSCGAGDRFAGTVAARLGAGATTSEAVEAAVQDTADWLAAGGVQATAETVSVAQSLDAEAVVRRVRAAGGTVVATGGCFDILHAGHIASLEAARSLGDALVVLLNSDDSVRRLKGDGRPVNSTEDRCRVLTSLRCVDAVVVFDDDDPRAALQRLRPDIWAKGGDYTAEMLPENPLVTSWGGRVVLMPYLPGRSTTAILEKGTTR, encoded by the coding sequence ATGACCGCGCGCGTGGTCGTGCTGGGGGATGTCCTGCTGGATCGGGACATCGAGGGTGAGGTCCGGCGGATCATGCCGGATGCTCCGGCCCCCGTGGTTGAGATCGGGTCGGAAAGAGATCGCGCCGGTGGCGCCGGTCTGGCAGCCGTGCTGCTGGACCGGCCAGGGATTTCGGTGCACCTGCTGACCGCGCTGGCCGATGACGAGCCCGCGAAGCGTTTGCTCAACCTTCTGACGCAGCGGATCCCGGTCACGTCGGTGCTGACCTCACCCGGCACCCGGTGCAAGACCAGGATCCGCAGCGGTGGGCAGTCCTTGCTGAGGATGGATGTCGAGGCCTCGGCGAGCAGTGACGGCAGCTGCGACATCGCCGCCCTGGAAGCGGCCCTGGACGAAGCGGATGCGCTGCTCGTGTCCGACTACGGCGGCGGCGTGCTGAACCACCCCGAGGTACGACGCGTTCTCCTCGACTGGGCAGGTCGCCGGCCAATGGTGTGGGACCCGCATCCGCGCGGAGCCGAGCCGGTAGCCGGGGCGACCGTGGTGACACCGAACAAGGCCGAAGCCGTCCGGTTCGGGTCCGCGGGAGTCGAGCACCCCGACCGGCTGGCCGTGGAGCTTCGCGAGCGATGGCAAGCCTGGTCGGTCGCCGTGACGGACGGCGGCAACGGCGTGTTCACGGCGAGCGGGGGAGCGCAGGCCCAGTTCACTCCGGTGCCGTTCAGATATCGCGGTGACAGTTGCGGCGCCGGAGACCGGTTCGCGGGCACGGTCGCTGCCAGACTCGGCGCGGGCGCGACGACGAGCGAGGCGGTCGAAGCCGCCGTACAGGACACTGCGGACTGGCTTGCTGCCGGGGGAGTGCAGGCGACCGCGGAGACCGTGTCTGTGGCGCAGAGCCTCGACGCCGAGGCGGTGGTCCGGCGGGTGCGTGCGGCCGGGGGAACAGTCGTGGCCACCGGCGGCTGCTTCGACATCCTGCATGCCGGCCACATCGCCTCGCTCGAGGCCGCAAGGAGCCTCGGTGACGCCCTGGTCGTTCTGCTGAACTCCGACGACAGCGTCCGGCGGCTCAAGGGCGACGGCCGGCCGGTGAACTCGACGGAGGACCGGTGCCGGGTCCTCACTTCCCTGCGGTGCGTGGATGCCGTGGTCGTCTTCGACGACGACGATCCGCGCGCGGCCCTGCAGCGACTGCGCCCGGACATCTGGGCCAAAGGTGGCGACTACACCGCCGAGATGTTGCCCGAGAACCCTCTGGTGACCAGCTGGGGTGGCCGAGTCGTCCTGATGCCGTACCTGCCGGGCCGCTCGACCACCGCGATCCTCGAGAAAGGAACCACCCGATGA
- a CDS encoding SDR family oxidoreductase, which translates to MSLDRVAVTGGASGLGAAVVRAVRKHGGTAVAVDRQKPGDDVGWVEADLADPASAEGALAAAEEQLGGPLTGVVTAAGVDACGRIEQVDLQDWVRVINVNLIGTAAIARAAVPRLEQTRGRLVTVASTLGLRALSDATAYCASKFGVVGFTRALAVETAGRVGVTMLVPGGMQTAFFDGRPEQYKPGPDAMLNDPANVADAVVFALGQPAGVEIRELVICPSVEPSWP; encoded by the coding sequence ATGAGTCTGGACCGAGTAGCCGTCACCGGTGGCGCGAGTGGACTTGGCGCCGCCGTCGTTCGCGCAGTACGCAAGCACGGCGGGACTGCCGTGGCCGTCGACCGGCAGAAGCCGGGCGACGACGTCGGCTGGGTCGAGGCCGACCTCGCCGATCCTGCCTCCGCCGAAGGGGCGCTGGCGGCCGCGGAGGAACAGCTCGGCGGACCGTTGACCGGTGTGGTCACGGCCGCTGGAGTCGACGCCTGTGGCCGGATCGAGCAGGTCGACCTGCAGGACTGGGTGCGGGTGATCAACGTCAATCTGATCGGTACTGCGGCGATCGCCCGAGCCGCCGTCCCTCGACTCGAGCAGACCCGCGGCCGGCTCGTCACGGTGGCGTCGACCCTGGGGTTGCGGGCCCTCAGCGACGCGACGGCGTACTGCGCCTCCAAGTTCGGCGTGGTCGGGTTCACCCGGGCACTTGCCGTCGAGACGGCCGGGCGGGTGGGCGTGACCATGCTGGTGCCGGGCGGCATGCAGACCGCGTTCTTCGACGGCCGCCCCGAGCAGTACAAGCCCGGACCGGATGCCATGCTCAACGATCCCGCCAACGTCGCCGACGCGGTGGTCTTCGCGCTCGGTCAACCCGCCGGTGTCGAGATCCGCGAACTGGTGATCTGCCCGTCCGTCGAACCTTCCTGGCCGTAG
- a CDS encoding glycosyltransferase family 9 protein produces the protein MPRPVLVLRALGLGDALTAVPALRGLRRLYAGRPLLLAGRQPVSSWLWGLGLVDEVVPTDGLSGPPPGRSLGRHTAVNLHGRGPESHLLLQASTPDHLLAFDCAAAGHHSPSRWGLDEHEVDRWCRLVGDAGGSCSREDLRLSVQAAPDEAVVVHPGAASVARQWPPHRWTKVIRGLREDGQHVVLTGSEVELCGLLARETGAEDLAGRLSLEELAGRVAAAAVLLSGDTGVAHLATAVGTRSVTLFGPTPPLWWGPAIDPDRHTVMYHGGSPGDPHADQPDPALLRITVPEVLRAARDQVLRGTRQPST, from the coding sequence GTGCCCCGGCCGGTCCTGGTCCTGCGAGCCCTCGGCCTCGGCGACGCGCTCACGGCCGTCCCGGCGCTGAGGGGCCTCAGACGCCTGTACGCCGGCCGCCCGCTGCTGCTGGCGGGCCGGCAGCCCGTGTCCAGCTGGCTTTGGGGGTTGGGACTGGTCGACGAGGTGGTGCCGACCGACGGGCTGTCCGGGCCACCGCCCGGGCGCTCGCTCGGCCGGCACACCGCGGTCAACCTGCACGGCCGTGGACCGGAGAGTCATCTGTTGCTCCAGGCAAGCACCCCGGACCACCTGCTGGCGTTCGACTGCGCTGCCGCGGGTCATCACAGTCCAAGCCGCTGGGGACTCGATGAGCACGAGGTGGATCGCTGGTGCCGGCTGGTGGGGGACGCCGGCGGCTCGTGTTCTCGCGAGGATCTTCGGCTGTCGGTGCAGGCCGCGCCGGACGAAGCGGTCGTGGTCCATCCAGGAGCCGCCAGCGTCGCGCGGCAGTGGCCGCCACACAGGTGGACCAAGGTCATCCGGGGATTGCGCGAGGACGGGCAGCACGTAGTACTGACTGGTTCGGAAGTGGAATTGTGCGGGTTGCTGGCTCGGGAAACAGGCGCCGAGGATTTGGCTGGACGGTTGTCGCTCGAAGAGCTGGCCGGTCGGGTTGCCGCGGCGGCGGTGCTGTTGTCCGGCGACACCGGAGTCGCCCACCTTGCGACCGCGGTCGGGACCAGATCGGTGACCTTGTTCGGCCCGACACCGCCACTGTGGTGGGGCCCTGCGATCGACCCCGACCGGCACACCGTCATGTACCACGGTGGGTCGCCAGGCGACCCGCATGCCGATCAACCCGACCCGGCCTTGCTCCGGATCACCGTCCCTGAAGTGCTGCGGGCCGCTCGGGATCAAGTGCTTCGCGGAACCAGGCAACCGTCGACCTGA
- a CDS encoding UDP-glucuronic acid decarboxylase family protein produces the protein MDEKHVVVTGGAGFLGSHLCERLLQQGHQVTCLDNFLTGSPGNVAHLLDDPAFTCTRTDLTEFVHVPGPVDLVLHFASPASPIDYLRLPIQTLKVGAIGTWHALGLAKEKGARILLASTSEVYGDPQVHPQPESYWGHVNPIGPRGVYDEAKRYAEALTTAYRTSEGLDTAIVRIFNTYGPRMRPSDGRAIPTFIRQALAGEPLTVAGDGSQTRSVCHVDDTVSGILGLAFSTHPGPVNIGNPDERSVLRIAEDVVAATGSRSAIEFIDRPVDDPAVRRPDTTLAEQLLGWKPQVDWEEGLRSTVAWFREALDPERPAALQGR, from the coding sequence ATGGACGAAAAGCACGTGGTGGTCACCGGCGGGGCCGGATTCCTCGGCAGTCATCTCTGTGAGCGCTTGCTCCAGCAGGGCCACCAGGTGACCTGTCTGGACAACTTCCTCACCGGATCGCCCGGCAACGTCGCCCACCTGCTCGACGATCCCGCGTTCACCTGCACGCGGACCGACCTGACCGAGTTCGTGCACGTTCCCGGCCCGGTCGACCTGGTGCTGCACTTCGCGAGTCCGGCCTCGCCGATCGACTATCTCCGGTTGCCGATCCAGACCCTGAAGGTCGGCGCGATCGGCACCTGGCACGCACTCGGCCTGGCCAAGGAGAAGGGGGCCCGCATCCTGTTGGCCAGCACCTCCGAGGTGTACGGCGACCCGCAGGTCCATCCCCAGCCCGAGTCGTACTGGGGCCACGTGAATCCGATCGGCCCACGCGGCGTGTACGACGAGGCCAAGCGGTACGCCGAGGCGCTCACCACCGCCTACCGGACCAGCGAGGGCCTGGACACGGCGATCGTGCGGATCTTCAACACCTACGGCCCGCGGATGCGGCCGAGCGACGGCCGCGCGATCCCGACCTTCATCCGCCAGGCGCTGGCCGGCGAACCGCTCACCGTCGCCGGGGACGGCAGCCAGACCCGCTCGGTCTGCCATGTCGACGACACGGTCAGCGGCATTCTCGGGCTGGCCTTCAGCACACACCCCGGGCCGGTCAACATCGGGAATCCCGACGAACGCTCCGTCCTGCGCATCGCTGAGGACGTCGTCGCGGCGACCGGTTCACGGTCCGCGATCGAGTTCATCGATCGCCCGGTCGACGACCCCGCCGTACGACGGCCCGACACCACGCTGGCCGAGCAGTTGCTCGGCTGGAAACCCCAGGTGGACTGGGAAGAGGGGCTCAGGTCGACGGTTGCCTGGTTCCGCGAAGCACTTGATCCCGAGCGGCCCGCAGCACTTCAGGGACGGTGA
- a CDS encoding DNA topoisomerase IB, with translation MRLRRSHPDKPGYTRRRRGSGFSYHDAEGGRIEDADVIERIRTLAIPPAWRDVWICPYPNGHIQAIGTDQAGRRQYLYHDDWRTAQDGDKHDRVRRLARKLPAFREAVDADLCAGGLGRSRVLAVALRMLDYGVFRTGNTQYAEEYGSRGASTLLRDDVRVSKGKVVFDFVAKGGQQRKIALDDDRLVAAVRSLKRARHDSPRLLVYRDESGYHEIDAGMVNDRFHELVGDDYTVKDLRTWTATVHAAVDLAEADPPATKKALNAAVKDMLEEVSDHLGNTPTVARASYVDPRVVEQYEHGRTIADAVEKVGTDLDDDKTRAVVERSVNKLLDQDARA, from the coding sequence ATGCGACTGCGTCGAAGCCATCCTGACAAGCCGGGGTACACCCGCCGGCGCCGCGGCAGCGGCTTCAGCTATCACGACGCCGAGGGCGGCCGGATCGAGGACGCCGACGTGATCGAGCGGATCCGGACCCTGGCGATCCCACCCGCCTGGCGCGACGTGTGGATCTGCCCCTATCCGAACGGGCACATCCAGGCGATCGGCACCGACCAGGCCGGCCGGCGGCAGTACCTGTACCACGACGACTGGCGCACGGCGCAGGACGGCGACAAACACGACCGGGTACGCCGGCTCGCCCGCAAGCTGCCGGCGTTCCGCGAGGCCGTCGACGCCGACCTCTGCGCCGGCGGCCTCGGGCGGAGTCGTGTGCTGGCGGTTGCGCTGAGAATGCTCGACTACGGCGTCTTCCGGACCGGCAACACGCAGTACGCCGAGGAGTACGGCAGCCGTGGCGCGTCCACTCTGCTGCGCGACGACGTCCGGGTCAGCAAGGGCAAGGTCGTCTTCGACTTCGTGGCCAAGGGCGGCCAGCAGCGCAAGATCGCGTTGGACGACGACCGCCTGGTGGCCGCCGTACGGTCACTCAAACGGGCTCGCCACGACAGCCCGCGACTGCTGGTCTACCGCGACGAGTCCGGGTACCACGAGATCGACGCGGGGATGGTCAACGACCGCTTCCACGAACTGGTCGGGGACGACTACACGGTCAAGGACCTGCGGACCTGGACCGCCACGGTGCACGCCGCGGTCGACCTGGCCGAGGCGGATCCGCCGGCCACCAAGAAGGCGCTGAACGCCGCGGTGAAGGACATGCTCGAAGAGGTCTCCGATCATCTCGGCAACACCCCGACCGTCGCCCGCGCCTCCTATGTCGATCCGCGGGTCGTCGAGCAGTACGAACACGGGCGGACGATCGCGGACGCCGTCGAGAAGGTGGGCACCGACCTCGACGACGACAAGACCCGTGCCGTCGTGGAGCGCTCGGTGAACAAGCTGCTGGACCAGGACGCCCGTGCCTGA
- a CDS encoding CBS domain-containing protein codes for MTKARDLMTAGAECVGENETLVDAARKMRDLDVGALPICGEDNRLKGVLTDRDIVVRCLADGGDPATALAGQFGQGKPVTIGADDSIEEALATMSKHQVRRLPVIDGHDLVGMLAQADIARAMPDAATGDVVQDISQ; via the coding sequence ATGACCAAAGCACGGGATCTGATGACAGCCGGTGCCGAGTGTGTCGGTGAGAACGAGACACTGGTCGACGCGGCTCGCAAGATGCGCGACCTCGATGTCGGCGCTCTGCCGATCTGTGGCGAGGACAACCGGTTGAAGGGTGTGCTGACCGATCGCGACATCGTGGTCCGTTGCCTGGCCGACGGCGGCGACCCGGCGACGGCGCTGGCCGGCCAGTTCGGGCAGGGCAAGCCGGTCACGATCGGCGCGGACGACAGCATCGAGGAGGCGCTGGCGACGATGAGCAAGCACCAGGTCCGCCGGCTGCCGGTGATCGACGGCCACGACCTGGTCGGCATGCTCGCCCAGGCGGACATCGCGCGCGCCATGCCCGACGCGGCAACCGGCGACGTCGTCCAGGACATCTCGCAGTAG